One window of Salmo salar chromosome ssa11, Ssal_v3.1, whole genome shotgun sequence genomic DNA carries:
- the LOC106562252 gene encoding kinesin-like protein kif7 isoform X1: MSPKVPGHGRAEDTAVQVAVRVRPLLPKELLHSHESCMTADPEQRRVTLGHDRHFHCDFLFEETSCQEEVYAVCVQPLIEAFFQGFNATVFAYGQTGSGKTYTIGEANLSSFRDEEQGIIPRAVAEVFKLLDENDLSDFSVRVSYLEVYKEDFRDLLEVETASKDIHIREDDKGNIVLCGVKECEVEGLDEVLSLLESGNTARHTGATQMNPHSSRSHTIFSVHMDQRRGGSRAHGNPTTGTGPHVLSSKFHFVDLAGSERILRTGNTGERLKESIQINSGLLALGNVIGALGDPKRRGTHIPYRDSKITRILKDSLGGNAKTLMIACISPSSADFDESLNTLNYAKRARNIQNRATVNCRGEPDRVEGLEQQIRALRRALENRQRSETRIIARSDPDRRLRPGEGEIIRLQTQSAHYRTCTDTAYRLLCELQGEGALTVEQGLRVKDWLCSVEEERSGLTTASGPDSGIESSSTEDTAALRKGRVAVKNQEAESGREELGREREESVAQLQGQVQQLERENTDFLAALEDAMEQYKQQSDKLQEQQDVIVELQCLLSGPGVPGLGLHLTPRPHTAPQGSTRHSHNGLANRQVSPVDCVESSSFVDQIQCGYGQSSHDHEDLGGGEVKDSEEEDTYVNMSHDRRKHVNLTWTKRDIMGGSAVGGRGLLSQLPGLPASEQFSTRRPSNSSVGESSVGLGSEWGLLQAQQKIRELSVTIRMKEELIRELVKTGKDAQALNRQYTRKISALEGEAEQARQEVQEAQRQLQDLEKQEKETSDVTDRTRAQECRRKIAAAQSKVQVLSQRQRDTAQLASLSAQSERRVSELERSVQGMRQQQEQLQRRLRHESQQKRRLETEMQRRTHRVKELEIKNEQQQKILRIKTEEIAAFQRQRRSGSNGSVISLEEQLKIEEQKRWLDEEMESVLEQRKGLEDLEGELTKREQILAKKEALLQERSGLETKRLRSSQALSEDLVTLSGRIESLERELSDRNGLLRSSSAQDSQQIRQEINNLRQEKDTLLKQRVELDDKLRQGSLLSPEEERSVFQLDEAIEALDAAIEYKNEAITQRQRQLRASASMLSQWEMNLMAKLSYLSASETRALLCKYFDKVVSLREEERKLQLALADLEMRGEEQLQLVQWLENALDRTQLDTDRRLTQQQKEHERSVQLLLQQCREQMDEGLAGRQRQYEGWIHNLSKELNHYKAANLELSNRFRELCGNASQPMEQGKVPVFEGRTAGSGSVERLSQSPDDSRRRGPGEPERPTRSREEIRELVNTPLPATWRRSSLPTEDPCGMEELQQRVAVETPVNRVVQTGTGPWSGTTSLPFAKSRRESRRSSLNTGPLISNNSIIDVRKNPV; this comes from the exons ATGTCTCCCAAAGTGCCTGGCCATGGCAGGGCGGAGGACACGGCGGTACAGGTTGCTGTTCGAGTGCGCCCCCTGCTGCCCAAGGAGCTGCTGCACAGCCACGAGAGCTGCATGACGGCTGACCCTGAGCAGCGCAGGGTCACTCTGGGTCATGACCGACACTTCCACTGTGACTTCCTGTTTGAGGAGACCAGCTGCCAGGAGGAGGTGTACGCTGTGTGTGTCCAGCCCCTCATAGAGGCCTTCTTTCAGGGCTTCAACGCCACTGTCTTCGCCTATGGGCAGACAGGCTCTGGCAAGACATACACTATCGGAGAAGCCAACCTTT cttcCTTTAGGGATGAGGAGCAGGGCATCATCCCCAGGGCTGTGGCTGAGGTCTTCAAGCTGCTGGATGAGAATGACCTCAGTGACTTCTCTGTCCGAGTGTCTTACCTGGAGGTATACAAGGAGGACTTCAGGGACCTGCTGGAGGTGGAGACAGCCAGCAAGGACATCCACATCAGAGAGGATGACAAGGGCAACATTG TGCTGTGCGGGGTGAAGGAGTGTGAGGTGGAGGGGCTGGACGAGGTGCTGAGCCTGCTGGAGTCTGGCAACACGGCCAGACACACAGGCGCCACCCAGATGAACCCCCACTCTAGTCGCTCACACACCATCTTCAGCGTGCACATGGACCAGCGCCGCGGCGGCTCCCGGGCCCATGGTAACCCCACCACAGGCACCGGGCCTCACGTCCTCTCCTCTAAGTTTCACTTTGTGGACCTAGCGGGGTCGGAGAGAATCCTCCGCACAGGGAACACAGGGGAGAGGCTGAAGGAGAGCATCCAGATCAACAGTGGCCTGCTGGCCCTGGGGAATGTCATAGGAGCCCTGGGAGACCCCAAGAGGAGAGGCACCCATATACCATACAGGGACTCCAAAATCACCAG GATCTTGAAAGATTCTCTGGGAGGAAACGCCAAGACGCTGATGATTGCATGCATCAGCCCCTCCTCTGCGGACTTTGACGAGAGCCTGAACACACTGAACTACGCCAAGCGAGCCCGCAACATCCAGAACCGGGCCACGGTGAACTGCCGAGGAGAGCCGGACCGTGTGGAGGGGCTGGAGCAGCAGATCCGGGCGCTTCGCAGGGCCCTTGAGAACCGTCAACGCTCAGAGACCCGTATCATTGCCCGCTCGGACCCAGACAGGCGGTTGCGCCCCGGAGAGGGAGAGATCATCAGACTGCAAACCCAGAGTGCCCACTACAGGACCTGCACTGACACTGCATACAG GTTGCTGTGTGAGCTGCAGGGTGAGGGGGCGCTGACTGTGGAGCAAGGCCTGAGGGTGAAGGACTGGCTGTGTTCTGTGGAGGAAGAACGCAGCGGCCTGACCACTGCCTCAGGACCTGACAGCGGCATCGAGAGCAGCTCCACCGAGGACACCGCCGCTCTGAGGAAGGGAAGGGTTGCCGTCAAGAACCAG GAGGCAGAGAGTGGTAGGGAGGAGTTGGGccgtgagagggaggagagtgtggCTCAGCTCCAGGGCCAGGTccagcagctggagagagagaacacagacttCCTGGCTGCTCTGGAGGACGCCATGGAGCAGTACAAACAGCAG AGTGATAAGCTGCAGGAGCAGCAGGACGTGATAGTGGAGCTGCAGTGTCTGCTCTCGGGGCCAGGTGTACCGGGGCTGGGATTACACCTGACACCACGCCCCCACACCGCCCCCCAGGGCTCCACGCGCCACTCCCACAACGGACTCGCCAACAGACAG GTTAGTCCAGTGGACTGTGTGGAGAGCAGCTCATTTGTTGACCAGATCCAGTGTGGTTATGGTCAATCTTCTCATGACCACGAGGACCTGGGAGGGGGAGAGGTGAAGGACTCTGAGGAGGAGGACACTTACGTCAACATGAGCCACGACAGACGGAA ACACGTGAATCTGACTTGGACTAAGAGAGATATTATGGGTGGATCAGCAGTTGGAGGGAGAGGTCTCCTGTCTCAGCTGCCTGGGCTGCCTGCCTCTGAACAATTCTCCACCAGGCGACCAT CCAACTCCAGTGTAGGGGAGAGCTCAGTGGGTCTGGGGTCAGAGTGGGGCCTGCTACAAGCCCAGCAGAAGATCAGAGAGCTGTCTGTCACCATCCGCATGAAGGAGGAGCTCATCAGAGAACTGGTCAAGACAG GTAAGGATGCCCAGGCTCTGAACAGGCAGTACACCCGTAAGATCTCTGCCCTGGAGGGGGAAGCTGAGCAGGCCAGGCAGGAAGTCCAGGAGGCCCAGAGACAGCTTCAGGACCTGGAGAAACAGGAGAAGGAGACCAGCGATGTCACTGACAGGACCAGGGCCCAGGAGTGTCGCAGGAAGATAGCTGCagcacagagcaaagtacag GTCCTGAGCCAGCGTCAGAGGGACACGGCGCAGCTGGCCTCACTGTCTGCACAGAGCGAGCGGCGTGTTTCGGAGCTGGAGCGCAGCGTGCAGGGCATGAGGCAGCAGCAGGAGCAGCTGCAGAGACGTCTGCGACACGAGAGCCAACAGAAACGACGCCTGGAGACAGAGATGCAGCGACGCACGCACAGAGTCAAG gagcTGGAGATAAAGAATGAACAGCAGCAGAAGATCCTGAGGATAAAGACGGAGGAGATTGCTGCCTTCCAGAGACAGAGACGCAGCGGCAGCAACGGCTCTGTCATATCACTGGAGGAGCAGCTG AAGATTGAGGAGCAGAAGCGCTGGCTGGATGAGGAGATGGAAAGTGTTCTGGAGCAGAGGAAAGGACTGGAGGACCTGGAGGGAGAGCTGACCAAGAGGGAACAGATCCTAGCCAAGAAGGAGGCCCTGCTGCAGGAGCGCAGTGGCCTGGAGACCAAGAGACTCCGCTCCAGTCAG GCCCTCAGTGAGGACCTGGTGACGCTGTCTGGCCGTATCGAGTCTCTGGAGCGGGAGCTGAGTGACAGGAACGGCCTGCTCCGCAGCAGCAGTGCCCAGGACTCCCAGCAGATCCGCCAGGAGATCAACAACCTGCGCCAGGAGAAGGACACACTGCTCAAACAGAGAGTTGAGCTGGACGACAAATTACGGCAGGGTAGTCTGCTCTCACCAGAG GAGGAGCGGTCTGTGTTCCAGCTGGACGAGGCCATCGAGGCTCTGGACGCGGCTATAGAGTATAAGAACGAGGCCATCACCCAGAGACAGAGGCAGCTGAGGGCCTCTGCCAGCATGCTCTCCCAGTGGGAGATGAACCTCATGGCCAAACTCAGCTACCTGTCTGCCTCAGAGACCCGTGCGCTGCTCTGCAAGTACTTTGACaag gtggtgtcgCTGCGGGAGGAGGAGcgtaagctgcagctggccctggCAGATCTGGAGATGCGTGGTGAGGAGCAGCTGCAGCTGGTGCAGTGGCTGGAGAACGCTCTGGACCGCACGCAGCTCGACACGGACCGCAGGCTCACACAGCAGCAGAAGGAGCACGAGAGGAGTGTACAGCTACTGCTGCAGCAGTGCCGAG AGCAAATGGACGAGGGCCTGGCGGGAAGGCAGAGGCAGTACGAAGGCTGGATCCATAACCTCAGTAAAGAGCTCAACCACTACAAGGCTGCCAACCTGGAACTGAGCAACAGGTTCAGGGAGCTGTGTGGCAACGCCAGCCAACCCATGGAGCAGGGAAAGG TTCCGGTCTTTGAGGGCAGAACAGCAGGCAGTGGCAGTGTGGAGAGGCTGAGCCAAAGCCCAGACGACAGCCGTAGGAGAGGGCCAGGGGAGCCAGAGAGACCAACCAGGTCCCGGGAGGAAATAAGGGAGCTGGTCAACACCCCTCTCCCTGCCACATGGAGgcgctcctccctccccaccgAGGACCCCTGCGGCATGGAGGAGCTACAGCAGCGGGTGGCCGTGGAGACGCCTGTAAACCGGGTGGTTCAGACAGGCACTGGGCCTTGGAGTGGGACGACATCTCTGCCATTTGCCAAATCACGCAGAGAGTCCCGCCGATCCAGCCTCAACACCGGACCACTGATCTCAAACAATTCCATAATTGATGTGAGGAAAAATCCTGTTTAA
- the LOC106562252 gene encoding kinesin-like protein kif7 isoform X2: MNPHSSRSHTIFSVHMDQRRGGSRAHGNPTTGTGPHVLSSKFHFVDLAGSERILRTGNTGERLKESIQINSGLLALGNVIGALGDPKRRGTHIPYRDSKITRILKDSLGGNAKTLMIACISPSSADFDESLNTLNYAKRARNIQNRATVNCRGEPDRVEGLEQQIRALRRALENRQRSETRIIARSDPDRRLRPGEGEIIRLQTQSAHYRTCTDTAYRLLCELQGEGALTVEQGLRVKDWLCSVEEERSGLTTASGPDSGIESSSTEDTAALRKGRVAVKNQEAESGREELGREREESVAQLQGQVQQLERENTDFLAALEDAMEQYKQQSDKLQEQQDVIVELQCLLSGPGVPGLGLHLTPRPHTAPQGSTRHSHNGLANRQVSPVDCVESSSFVDQIQCGYGQSSHDHEDLGGGEVKDSEEEDTYVNMSHDRRKHVNLTWTKRDIMGGSAVGGRGLLSQLPGLPASEQFSTRRPSNSSVGESSVGLGSEWGLLQAQQKIRELSVTIRMKEELIRELVKTGKDAQALNRQYTRKISALEGEAEQARQEVQEAQRQLQDLEKQEKETSDVTDRTRAQECRRKIAAAQSKVQVLSQRQRDTAQLASLSAQSERRVSELERSVQGMRQQQEQLQRRLRHESQQKRRLETEMQRRTHRVKELEIKNEQQQKILRIKTEEIAAFQRQRRSGSNGSVISLEEQLKIEEQKRWLDEEMESVLEQRKGLEDLEGELTKREQILAKKEALLQERSGLETKRLRSSQALSEDLVTLSGRIESLERELSDRNGLLRSSSAQDSQQIRQEINNLRQEKDTLLKQRVELDDKLRQGSLLSPEEERSVFQLDEAIEALDAAIEYKNEAITQRQRQLRASASMLSQWEMNLMAKLSYLSASETRALLCKYFDKVVSLREEERKLQLALADLEMRGEEQLQLVQWLENALDRTQLDTDRRLTQQQKEHERSVQLLLQQCREQMDEGLAGRQRQYEGWIHNLSKELNHYKAANLELSNRFRELCGNASQPMEQGKVPVFEGRTAGSGSVERLSQSPDDSRRRGPGEPERPTRSREEIRELVNTPLPATWRRSSLPTEDPCGMEELQQRVAVETPVNRVVQTGTGPWSGTTSLPFAKSRRESRRSSLNTGPLISNNSIIDVRKNPV, translated from the exons ATGAACCCCCACTCTAGTCGCTCACACACCATCTTCAGCGTGCACATGGACCAGCGCCGCGGCGGCTCCCGGGCCCATGGTAACCCCACCACAGGCACCGGGCCTCACGTCCTCTCCTCTAAGTTTCACTTTGTGGACCTAGCGGGGTCGGAGAGAATCCTCCGCACAGGGAACACAGGGGAGAGGCTGAAGGAGAGCATCCAGATCAACAGTGGCCTGCTGGCCCTGGGGAATGTCATAGGAGCCCTGGGAGACCCCAAGAGGAGAGGCACCCATATACCATACAGGGACTCCAAAATCACCAG GATCTTGAAAGATTCTCTGGGAGGAAACGCCAAGACGCTGATGATTGCATGCATCAGCCCCTCCTCTGCGGACTTTGACGAGAGCCTGAACACACTGAACTACGCCAAGCGAGCCCGCAACATCCAGAACCGGGCCACGGTGAACTGCCGAGGAGAGCCGGACCGTGTGGAGGGGCTGGAGCAGCAGATCCGGGCGCTTCGCAGGGCCCTTGAGAACCGTCAACGCTCAGAGACCCGTATCATTGCCCGCTCGGACCCAGACAGGCGGTTGCGCCCCGGAGAGGGAGAGATCATCAGACTGCAAACCCAGAGTGCCCACTACAGGACCTGCACTGACACTGCATACAG GTTGCTGTGTGAGCTGCAGGGTGAGGGGGCGCTGACTGTGGAGCAAGGCCTGAGGGTGAAGGACTGGCTGTGTTCTGTGGAGGAAGAACGCAGCGGCCTGACCACTGCCTCAGGACCTGACAGCGGCATCGAGAGCAGCTCCACCGAGGACACCGCCGCTCTGAGGAAGGGAAGGGTTGCCGTCAAGAACCAG GAGGCAGAGAGTGGTAGGGAGGAGTTGGGccgtgagagggaggagagtgtggCTCAGCTCCAGGGCCAGGTccagcagctggagagagagaacacagacttCCTGGCTGCTCTGGAGGACGCCATGGAGCAGTACAAACAGCAG AGTGATAAGCTGCAGGAGCAGCAGGACGTGATAGTGGAGCTGCAGTGTCTGCTCTCGGGGCCAGGTGTACCGGGGCTGGGATTACACCTGACACCACGCCCCCACACCGCCCCCCAGGGCTCCACGCGCCACTCCCACAACGGACTCGCCAACAGACAG GTTAGTCCAGTGGACTGTGTGGAGAGCAGCTCATTTGTTGACCAGATCCAGTGTGGTTATGGTCAATCTTCTCATGACCACGAGGACCTGGGAGGGGGAGAGGTGAAGGACTCTGAGGAGGAGGACACTTACGTCAACATGAGCCACGACAGACGGAA ACACGTGAATCTGACTTGGACTAAGAGAGATATTATGGGTGGATCAGCAGTTGGAGGGAGAGGTCTCCTGTCTCAGCTGCCTGGGCTGCCTGCCTCTGAACAATTCTCCACCAGGCGACCAT CCAACTCCAGTGTAGGGGAGAGCTCAGTGGGTCTGGGGTCAGAGTGGGGCCTGCTACAAGCCCAGCAGAAGATCAGAGAGCTGTCTGTCACCATCCGCATGAAGGAGGAGCTCATCAGAGAACTGGTCAAGACAG GTAAGGATGCCCAGGCTCTGAACAGGCAGTACACCCGTAAGATCTCTGCCCTGGAGGGGGAAGCTGAGCAGGCCAGGCAGGAAGTCCAGGAGGCCCAGAGACAGCTTCAGGACCTGGAGAAACAGGAGAAGGAGACCAGCGATGTCACTGACAGGACCAGGGCCCAGGAGTGTCGCAGGAAGATAGCTGCagcacagagcaaagtacag GTCCTGAGCCAGCGTCAGAGGGACACGGCGCAGCTGGCCTCACTGTCTGCACAGAGCGAGCGGCGTGTTTCGGAGCTGGAGCGCAGCGTGCAGGGCATGAGGCAGCAGCAGGAGCAGCTGCAGAGACGTCTGCGACACGAGAGCCAACAGAAACGACGCCTGGAGACAGAGATGCAGCGACGCACGCACAGAGTCAAG gagcTGGAGATAAAGAATGAACAGCAGCAGAAGATCCTGAGGATAAAGACGGAGGAGATTGCTGCCTTCCAGAGACAGAGACGCAGCGGCAGCAACGGCTCTGTCATATCACTGGAGGAGCAGCTG AAGATTGAGGAGCAGAAGCGCTGGCTGGATGAGGAGATGGAAAGTGTTCTGGAGCAGAGGAAAGGACTGGAGGACCTGGAGGGAGAGCTGACCAAGAGGGAACAGATCCTAGCCAAGAAGGAGGCCCTGCTGCAGGAGCGCAGTGGCCTGGAGACCAAGAGACTCCGCTCCAGTCAG GCCCTCAGTGAGGACCTGGTGACGCTGTCTGGCCGTATCGAGTCTCTGGAGCGGGAGCTGAGTGACAGGAACGGCCTGCTCCGCAGCAGCAGTGCCCAGGACTCCCAGCAGATCCGCCAGGAGATCAACAACCTGCGCCAGGAGAAGGACACACTGCTCAAACAGAGAGTTGAGCTGGACGACAAATTACGGCAGGGTAGTCTGCTCTCACCAGAG GAGGAGCGGTCTGTGTTCCAGCTGGACGAGGCCATCGAGGCTCTGGACGCGGCTATAGAGTATAAGAACGAGGCCATCACCCAGAGACAGAGGCAGCTGAGGGCCTCTGCCAGCATGCTCTCCCAGTGGGAGATGAACCTCATGGCCAAACTCAGCTACCTGTCTGCCTCAGAGACCCGTGCGCTGCTCTGCAAGTACTTTGACaag gtggtgtcgCTGCGGGAGGAGGAGcgtaagctgcagctggccctggCAGATCTGGAGATGCGTGGTGAGGAGCAGCTGCAGCTGGTGCAGTGGCTGGAGAACGCTCTGGACCGCACGCAGCTCGACACGGACCGCAGGCTCACACAGCAGCAGAAGGAGCACGAGAGGAGTGTACAGCTACTGCTGCAGCAGTGCCGAG AGCAAATGGACGAGGGCCTGGCGGGAAGGCAGAGGCAGTACGAAGGCTGGATCCATAACCTCAGTAAAGAGCTCAACCACTACAAGGCTGCCAACCTGGAACTGAGCAACAGGTTCAGGGAGCTGTGTGGCAACGCCAGCCAACCCATGGAGCAGGGAAAGG TTCCGGTCTTTGAGGGCAGAACAGCAGGCAGTGGCAGTGTGGAGAGGCTGAGCCAAAGCCCAGACGACAGCCGTAGGAGAGGGCCAGGGGAGCCAGAGAGACCAACCAGGTCCCGGGAGGAAATAAGGGAGCTGGTCAACACCCCTCTCCCTGCCACATGGAGgcgctcctccctccccaccgAGGACCCCTGCGGCATGGAGGAGCTACAGCAGCGGGTGGCCGTGGAGACGCCTGTAAACCGGGTGGTTCAGACAGGCACTGGGCCTTGGAGTGGGACGACATCTCTGCCATTTGCCAAATCACGCAGAGAGTCCCGCCGATCCAGCCTCAACACCGGACCACTGATCTCAAACAATTCCATAATTGATGTGAGGAAAAATCCTGTTTAA